aaattctgaaaaaattctataaggctatttcccaaataaccttattatttaaatttttcgatatcttacagcagagaaagtccaaacaggtctaaaAGACTAGATATTTGGCAGGTAAGTGGTGGTAAGCCACTAGAGGAGAGTCACTCAGTAAGGATGTGCCCTGATTGAGGGGACAATAGGTGTCAGTCTAGTTTATGTCCATTTgagaaacctaagctgagactgtgactagatcctggtctcggagAGATAGGATCCTATTAATGTTATGACCTTTTTGttataactttgttttgtaggataaacatatttttattgattgtactaactcttttttgcataAAAGAAGAGGGTGAAAAAGAGTGGTCTAGGCGCTGGGACCAACTTCGCCCAGACCGGTGCCTAGGTAGGCACCCGGGCGGTGCAGGCGCCAGgagttggtccaggcgcccggacctgaaAAGTTCATCGAGAAGCTAAGTTGGACTACGACAACTGGTCGATCCCACGTTAacagtccaagcgcccggagggggTTCGGGTGCCaagaggtggataaacttcgagGATAAAATTTTGACGAGAGCTCTCCACGTCAGCATAGTCTAGGCACTCGAGAGGGGATCCAGAAGCCCAGATAGGCCTATAAAAGTAGCCTTCAGCTAGCATCATCTGAATAACATCTACTACAACTTTTATATTCATATGCTGCTATAAAAAGGCTCCGACGACACTGAAAGGCTGCTCTGAAGTTCGAAGAACGAAGAGTTCTTCAAATTTCTTTTCTGTTTGTCGATAATGTTTATATTTTAGCTATTATAATTAAGTTTGTAAATCCATTTCAAATTTATAGTGATTGCTCAttgaaagcactctcatgtgtggaccttggagtaggagtcgactaagaattcgaaccaagtaaaactacttgtgttagcatATGCTTATGTTCTCTCTCTTTTCCGCTATATGACTTGTTTTAAATCATGATTTCTATTaatgctattcaaccccccctgtAGCAGCTTAACAATCAAACATTTTCAATGATCCATCTACGATTTGAGGTCAATTTTATTGTTCTATCCACCATCCAAGCAAGGAGTTCATCCCAAGATGTCGAATTATATCTCGctaagcattttttttttctctctactcTTCATTTGGACTGTAAGAATTCTTGTTTCTCCATATTTGGATTGTAATTTCATTGCTATGGAGTAAATCTTTGAATTCTAGGATaaagggagtaattgtgatgtgatGTTAATATATAAACTATGGATTTGCCTATTTCCTTGTTCAATGACATGTTTATGCCTTGTTCTTGTTTGATTAAATATGTGAGTGATGAATGATTAAATGCATGTGTTGTTTGATTAAATAGATGTGAAGGATTGGTCATCTTGTAGAGGAGAAACTCTAGATTTATGATTTTGAGGCCCTTAGTGATAAAGGGTATCCCTCTAAGCAAACTTTAAAGAGTGATCCTCTTGAAAGGAGATCAATTCTCTTTAAGGGATTAGCAAATTAgagtttaataaattttttccaatttaatattaggaagtgacttgtgtaaagTTTGTTCCGAAGTGTTTACCCCATTGAATTTCAATGCTATTAAGTGAAGAGGTAATATAAAAAATCTAGTTGGGAGGGATACCCTTTGATGAGCAATTCATAGAACATCAACTAGCGTCAtgatgaaaccaaaatcctagaattgtTTTCCCAATCCAACTTCTCCCTTCGATTGCTTGCCTTTCCTTAGATCTCTCTCTCCccacatctctctctctctctctctcacacacacacactccAGTTCTTAAACCTTTAAACAATTATGACCGTTTAGATAACTTGCTTTGTGGacttaactagtgcttaatcaatagttccTATGGATGAatattttttattacttgatgacttgACCATGCACTTGCAGTGAGACAACATATTCTATTGTCACCTGGACCCTGTATAATAGCTTAGACACTTTGAAATCCCTTTATCGAAAGTTATCACTAGCCAATCGCTCTTGAAATTTATTTGATCATCTAGAACCATCGAATATGCTTTCCTACAATTGTTACATGTAATGAGTAGGATATAGAATGTAAAGTTACTCACACTTATTTGACTAGATTTGTCCTGTCTAATTTTGTTTTGTAAAGCAATCAACTCTTAACTAATTCTAAACTTGGACTTGTGCTAAGCAATCAACTTTCAGTTGattccacacttggacttatgcCAAGCAGTCAGCTTCCAGCTAATTCCACACATTTAGGATTTTTCCAAGCAATCAGCTCTCAACTGATTCCACATACTTTAACTTGAGTCACCTAGCAACTAGCTAGAAATTTGTTTGCTAAGccttaatcacttggacttgaGTCATCTAACCTCTGGCTAGGAATTTATCTATCAAGTCTTAATCACTTGGATTTGTGCCACCTATCCTCCAACTACATATTTATCTGCCAAGTcttaatcacttggacttgaGTCATCAAGCCTCCAGTTAAGAATTTGTCTGCTGAGccttaatcacttggacttgattcacctatCCTCCATTTAGGAATTTGTCTGCTTTTATCTCAACCAAAACGTAGCTCATGCCTGACCCCCAATCAAGACTTTTGATGTCTAGATTCACTTGGACATAGTCATTGTCTTGTTCACAACTAACGTTTGAATATCTATCAAGTACCCTGCACCTACAAACTTGACacaactgttagatcacaactaacctaattttatccttagtcatatatcaaaactctAAGTTAAGTGTTGTTCACCCAACACCAACACAATCTACTTTAGTTTTCTTGAAACTCAAGCCCATGTAAATTTTGACATTTAGATTTTTAGAGTTAGTGTTTTATTTTGTTGCCAGTAACAAAATGATAGACAAATTACACTATTAAGTCTATTTTTAGATATACTTTGGTAAACAATACTACAATATGCATACTAGTTGTCCTTAAATACACTAAAATTATTAAGATCCTATTGTTCTTTATTGACACAAAAAAGACAAAAATTTCAAACATTTAGCAAAAGCTCTACTTAGTTAAAAGCATATGACCTTGTTGTATACCAAGACTCTAATATCTTCCTTTAGTTGATTGATCTATTTTCCCCTATTGTCTTATTGATGTAGAGCGAATATACATACGCACATTACTTTTCCATTAGTTTGTTAATCATTTTATATAACAAAAAATAGAATTATGAAATCAGTGTATATCACATTCTGTTTTTAAAGGCTAGAACTTGCCTTTATTCGGTAGACTAAACCCATTCATATGTTAGATTATTTTCAGATTGAACCCACATGAATCTTTAGCAGGAATGAAAACAATGACCAAACTAATTAAACATCATTCTAAGGCAACcaagaaaaaatgaaaagaagCAAGACATTTTTTAGAGGAGCTTGTGATAATTACTTGTTGCAAGAGACCTCTCAAGAAGCTAGAGATAGCTCCTACACTACTGTGCTTGCCATTTGATTTCCAAGGGGATGGTGTTTGTCCATGAGACTTTGACATGTGGAGTTTGGTGCATCCATGAAATTTACTTTGATATTGGTCTTGACAAAAGTTTAAGTTATGTAATGTACCTGGTAGAATTGGATGCCTACACTCTTCCAAATTAGGATGAGCATTTTAGATGCAAAGTGTTGCTATGACAATAATGTGGAAAAAGGTCATATGCTAACCCCAAATGCTTCACATGGTTGACCTATGACCATCTATAAAGaggtaaattagaaaattatagaTGACCCCCATGACATTAAGAATCATATTGAAAGGGTCGATATAAAGCATTTCACGAGCTGACACCACCAGCATGGGCAGTTATTATCAAATCTACTTTTTGCTTCCTTGAAACTCAAGCCTATGTAAGTTTTAGCATTCAATATTTAGAGTTGTATGCTTTATTGTGTTGCCAGTAACAAAATGATAGATAGATACACTATTATCTCTATTTCTTCCAACGTATATATAAGGTGCAACTACAAAATAAATTCAATccaaaataattaatataaataatGCACTAAAATTCTAGTATttaataattatgatttaattagtttatatttattaagcctATTGTTTTGTCTATTAATAACAACTTTATAAAGATAAATTATCATGCCCTGGAAGTATACTTGTCTGACAAAACGGATTGTACCCTTAGTGACAATGTACGATACAATATGATATGAGTTCACCACATAGATATAAATATGTAGTAGAAGATATAAAACATAGTAACAACAATATAAAGGAATTTGCACAATCCCTGCACAACATAGAAAATATAAAATGACAATGAGCTGACCAGGCTTAACACATTACACaacaaactgttggtgcaattgacctctagggttttgatgtttgattgcCAATATGTTTAATGGAGTCTAGTCAGGTCAAGGATGAACGGATGACTagcaagggtgagaagtctaccgagtTACTAGTCGTAACTGCGATTAGGTAAGGGAAGCCCTAACTGTGATTAGACAAGGAaaatcctagttgcggctaggcaagggaaatattGATAGATCGTGGAAACTAGGTAGgtagtccagatgggtcaaatgGACCTGATATCTGGCAAAAGGATTCCTTAAGTCTAGAAGACCTTATATCAAATCCCTAGCGGGTCGATCTGATGATGAGTtctagtaagtgaagtcaggtggtgaAAACCCTAGAGGGAGAGAACACTAGGTtctagtgagtaaagtcaggtggtgaaaatcctaggggagctAATcataggtaacgagaagtcttgtaGGAGTGAACTCCAAACAAGGTTGATCGAAACGGTCAACTAGACCAGCGGATATAGGTAaacctaagtttagttttaccatagtattttgcattaatattAATTTTGTTAGCTAATTTAGTATTATAGGAAAAGTCTCAATGGATTAGGCGATTtgacactgagcagagaaagttCAAACATGACTGAAGGACccgatgtttggcaggtagggtGAGGTAAGAAACCAGAATGGAGTGACAGGGAGGTCGTTTCCCTGGAATGGACAAACTTTATGTCGCTTATCCAACTGAAAAAATTGggaggttttcaagttgagatcaagataggttTTACTATCTTTTCTTACTTGTACagcattaaactattgtgctaactttgtgttgctgtaatattttttatactataaaaactaactctattttgcagaatTTGAtgggatcggttgaccaaatAGGAGGTTCAGTCAACTAAACCTAGCTGATGTGGCAGGGTTCAGATCACGTAGAGCAAACTTGGAAGTCAAGtgtatcggtcgaccaaacctaggGATCAGTCGACTAATATTAAATGTAATTTATGATCGAATATGGTACAGAAGAAATTCAGtctgatcggtcaactgaacacaGTGATTAGTAGATCGAACAATAAATGTAATTAATGAAGCGAAGATCAGATATCGACAAAGAAGAAAGGACgcgtgatcagtcgaccgatagggagatcggtcgactgaaaggATCAATAGACCGAAGGATTTTTCAATCGACTGAATGCAGCTTACTAAAGTACATCTTGATCTTCGAGCCAAATAGAACTCAATGCAATATTTCTAATCTCTAATTCATTCGGTCTCCATTGTACTGCTACTGTTCATGCAAGTTACAACAACTCTGCTCCGAGAAGATCTCCAACAATTGCGCTAGATTTCAATTTCATTATTGttggtaatttatttttatacttGTATATATACTTGTATGACTTTACTTCCTGTAAAAGAActactattagtggattgtccaataaGTGTGGTCAAGGATCGTTGGCCGTGGAGCAGTAGTCACGAGActgcgaaccaagtaaaaacaaagtTGTACATTACTTTTCCCTGCTATTCACtttgatttagttttataaaaagaaaagattttttaacaagcaatattcacccccctctctatcGCTATTTCGATCCTTCACAAACCATATAACCGAATAAAGGTAGCCACACGGCTAAAATCCACAACCAAATCAAATTATTATATAATCTAGTCCAAAATCCAAAGTGCCAataaagtagaaggaaataaCATAGAAAATTGTTCTCAAATATATGTGGGATTGACAATCAGGATTCTCCAAACAACTCTATATCATTTACCTGCTACTGAGTAAAATAAAGTACAATAGGGTGGTTAGTACAAATGACTCAATGGGTAATAGATAAATGTAGTGCATGGACAAATGTGTAAGGAGGTCAAAATATATAGTCCCACAAGTAAGAATTATGTACATAACTATAAATGATATAATAAATGCATATATCCAAACCGACCTAACATGTAAGGTATAATGATCAGTAATCATTCGAGATATGTAACAAATCTACTCGTACTACATGAGTAATATGATAGCATATACATATATGGTAAATGAACATATATGAATAATGTCAGGCATATGCAACATCCATATCTCAAGCAAATGCAATATATCACAAGCATATGTACAATAGTATCTCCAAGATATGCAACATGCATCATATGCATATGTACATGTATGTGTCACTCCTATACACCACTCCAACTACCACAACATCTATGTGGCCAAGTGGGCAAGACTATGACAACTGCTTATGACTTTAGCTACCACAACATCTGAGTGGCCGGTCGGACAAGATAtagagtagctatctagctacataacaaGGAGGTCACTGTCTGCACCCAATTCAAGTACAACTACCTGAATGGTTGAGTGAGCACTATAGGATAAGCTACACCCAACTCTAGCTATCACTATCCCTGAGTGGTCTAGTAGGCAACGAATATGACTAGCGACTCTCTCGACTACAAGGGAGATGTAGTCCATTAGCATAGAAGCAATGCAATGATATGAAGGATGCTAATATCCATGACTCAAACATAGTCATCATCAATGGAACAACATGGTAAACATAAGCATATCTAGAAACATGATCAGTCAATCAGATATATCTATATGTACGAAAAGATCTAATAGGTGTCTACGAAACATGTATAGTAATAGTAACACCTATAGTTCACACCACACATGTGTATGACTACAACATATAAATAATCAATATGGTAACTCCTATAGTACACATCATACACGTGTGAATACTACAACATGTGAATGATCAACATGATAACTCCTATAGTTCAcaccatatatgtgtgtgcaCTACAAAGTATGAATATCCTAAGATAACActgtaaaagcaataaatagatcatctttaTGATAAAGCATGTAAGAATCAAACTCAGATAAATATAagtagagtcaaggtaaaatTAATCTACTCCATAAACCATCTCTATAAGGTCAATGAACTACAGAGGTCAAGGAAGCAATATCTACCTCAAATGTAGTTTGTGTtaaataactcccacgatgagACGCTCGTCTTAATTTGAGCCCTACATTAAAatgtatagtttagctaatcacacaTGCATCAATTAGCTAACCTAACTCCAAAAATTCAATTAGGAGAATCCTAATTATTTCAAcctataataaaataataagtctATCCTTAACACACCAATCACTTACTTTCCCAATTCTCATTCCCATTTAGTAATCAAATTCAACTAAACCTTACTATTAATTATGAATTCACTCTACCCATTTAAATTAATAGGATTTAATCAAGACAAAAACACTTCCAATAAAAATTTCTTAATTACCCTGTGAAGTTCTTCTCCGGCGATGGCTCATGACGATCAGCGACTGAAGTGGAAGAAATGGCCAGTGGCTTTAGCCAGGGTAGCCGCTATGACAAATTGGCCTATAGGCAGACCAACCAATCAAAAGTGATCATTAGGTGGAGAGGTTGCATCGGTGGTCGAGCGATACTGGTGACCGACAATCGGAAGACAGAGGAGAGGGTGGTGTGGTGAGGGAGCTTGCGAGAGGGTGCCGATGGGGATCAGCAATAGCTCTCTGGGACGGACACTGCTATATACCTAGGTTAATGAaatcaatcaactctcacttaGTAATATTTCAAACATACTTTCCCTAAGCTTAATAGATTTATCCCATTAAACATGTCATATGTGCTCGGTTTTAAtcctgatttttaaaaaaaaaaaatctaaaaattttacaagGTTATTTCTTAATTGactcttattttatttaattatttaatcttACATAAATAGTGTTGTATTATAATTTTTCCCCTATAATTCTTTTTTTGTTTTGACGTTTACCTCTAAATCCTGCAAAAAATGCAATTTTTGTATAGAaatttatcaaaaagataagttttttaaGGGTAACATGGGTAGCTTTGAGCAtttgattaaaatcaaattgatctaattgaactaatcaattttttttaacaaaccgAACTGATCAAAGTTTGTCACTAAAATAGTAAatcaaaccaaaataaaataattaatttgatatgttatcaaattaatCGAACTTTTTTTTATTAACAATCGACTGCTATATAGATAATTGTCTTCACAAGTTGATTTCTGAATTTATCATGATTTATCTGTGGGCTAACTATTGTTTGATTATAATGACTATTGGAAGTTTAATTTAATTGGTTTAACCATGTTCTAAATTGTATAATCAAAATTGAACTAGATAAAtctagattaatttttaaaaaatcaaattttaaattaaccaaactgaatttttaaaataaattgatttgtttgattatttCAATTTAACTGATATTTTGTTCACCGCTAAACATGAGGATGATAATAGAGGACGAAAACATCAATTTCCTTGATGCTACCAAGCTGCCACAACCGATATAAAGTGCAACTCCCTTTATCTTCGACAGACTTTAAGATAGAAATGCATGTGCATTGACAAGATTTACATCCATTGGCCTAGTTTAGACACATATTTGTATATAATCCATAATTTGAATACATAATTCCTCTTTATAAAAGAGTGAATCTCTACATTTGGAAGAGGATCTTGACGATGCAGAATGACTTTGTTATCATAATGGAAGGTCGGGTTTGGGCATGATAAGAATTTATTTTGGATCAAGCTAGTGGTTTATTTTAGGCTAAAATAAttccattaaaaaaaatgatctaaatttaataaaattttcttgaaCAATATGGAGCAATAGCAAAAAAGtgttaatataaatttattaatgaaCCTTAGACATTTTATTACACACAAAATTGATATCTCTTATTTGAAACCTCCAGCTCCTCCATAAGCAAAAACATATTTATCTTTATCATCTATATAACGATCATCTGTTACATTATAATAATCATCGATATCAGCATGAGCTAGAAGAAAAGGACGTTCCAAAACGTAGAAGTTATTCGACTTATCCAAAAATCGAACTTGAATGAAATAAGCAGCTTTATTACGTCCTTCATTACTTGGATGACCACTACCCATAGGAGGGCTTGGCACATTCAAGGGAGAGGTAACCTGCCCACCCATTTTAACCATGTTTGCATTAAAATTCATCTTTGGAAGTAATTCCTTAGGGAAATATCCAAGAGGTAGCTCATCATTATATGTCACCCACCAATTCCCTGTATTAGAATCCTATAAATGAAAATACACAAAATTTATTAACAAGGATTAAActtcaataaaaatttaaaaaatatcatttagaAAAAAAGTAAAGAAATTACCCTAGCAATTAGTATCGCTAGATATTTTTGTTCCCCACCATAAGTGGAAAATTGGGGAATAAAACTTCCAGGTCCATAAATATTAGTGGTGCTAACAAAACCAGCACATTGCAAATTCACACATCCTGTTTTATCCTGCCCGTCACTCTGAAAAtacataattaaatattttatttgagaatatatatatgaagctaaaagaataaaaaataaaagatttataCTTACGGTCCAAAAAGTAAAAAATCGAGGATAACTGCTATCGTATATGACTGTTGAAACCTAtgaaattagatattaattagtggtgatataaaataatattagtaAATGATTTATATTAACTTACTTGCCAACCAACGGCAATACCATTGAGTTCATTGGTCGGAACATTTACATCGCCATAAAGTATTATAGAGCTGGATGATGATTGACCAGGTTGTAGATCTGGAAGCTTATAAGTTGCCATTTTTGCATACACTCCAAAGTAGTAACCAGGTACAGATTGAATTATTGCGTACTAAGTATAATGCAAATATTATTTAtctttgaactctataaataatgaattaaaattgcattagtaataataaaagtgataaagaaataataaCTCACGTGATTTCCTTTTGTATTTTGATTGTCGACTATGGCTTGTGCTCTAAATTGGTTTCTCAAGAGTTGAGACTCATTTAAATCTTGTTTGCGAGCACGGTGGACAAGAACAGTGCCAGAAGGACAAGTATCATTGAATCCATAAAAAGAAGCTGGTTTGGATTTTGCAAGCTTCATTCCCTTTGGAAGACTACTTGGTTTTAACTGCAAAGATTATTAGGATAATTAAAGGATCGAATGAACTATACCATGCAATAAAAAGCATCATACAAATTTGACTTATATTTTCAATGCTCAATACCTGAAGAGTGTGATTTTTTAACAGAGGATGGTCAAATGCTGGTTGCTTATACATATCAACACAGTCAAATAGATCTCCTGCTAATGTCtaacaaaaaataatttcaataaaaatattatttataattttttcaaaagTATTAATAACCACCTAAATGGGTTTAAGCAAATGCTTAGCTTTCTGACCTGAATGATTTTAAGCGAATG
The genomic region above belongs to Zingiber officinale cultivar Zhangliang chromosome 11A, Zo_v1.1, whole genome shotgun sequence and contains:
- the LOC122032847 gene encoding uncharacterized protein LOC122032847, giving the protein MLLRILFLVFISIGGAQARSWNKKAKHSLKIIQTLAGDLFDCVDMYKQPAFDHPLLKNHTLQLKPSSLPKGMKLAKSKPASFYGFNDTCPSGTVLVHRARKQDLNESQLLRNQFRAQAIVDNQNTKGNHYAIIQSVPGYYFGVYAKMATYKLPDLQPGQSSSSSIILYGDVNVPTNELNGIAVGWQVSTVIYDSSYPRFFTFWTSDGQDKTGCVNLQCAGFVSTTNIYGPGSFIPQFSTYGGEQKYLAILIARDSNTGNWWVTYNDELPLGYFPKELLPKMNFNANMVKMGGQVTSPLNVPSPPMGSGHPSNEGRNKAAYFIQVRFLDKSNNFYVLERPFLLAHADIDDYYNVTDDRYIDDKDKYVFAYGGAGGFK